The following coding sequences are from one Geodermatophilus normandii window:
- a CDS encoding phosphotransferase family protein, whose product MSSPVGADPAVVGPYLASVLGDGRWREVSVELIAAGMSNLTYVVTPAGGSADDAVILRRPPTGAVLATAHDMAREHRVISALGPTPVPVPRTLHLCTDTEVLGAPFYVMERVVGLHVVDELPAGYADTPEQRRRIGDGLIDVLSDLHAVDPEAVGLGDFGRPEGFLARQVRRWTKQWDATRDRDRPQMDALAARLAETVPATQRTGVVHGDYRLDNCLLDPERPGGIRAVLDWEMSTLGDPLTDIGMLFVYWPEAGETRPVLSPVTTLPGFPTRREIAEHYAGRSGVDLSDLNWYVGFAFFKFAAIVAGIVARSAAGAMAGKDTSGYADRIDPCVELGRAALEDGDL is encoded by the coding sequence GTGTCGAGTCCCGTGGGAGCTGACCCCGCCGTCGTCGGTCCGTATCTCGCCTCCGTCCTCGGCGACGGACGCTGGCGGGAGGTGAGCGTCGAGCTCATCGCGGCGGGCATGTCCAACCTCACCTACGTGGTGACGCCGGCCGGCGGCAGCGCCGACGACGCGGTGATCCTGCGCCGGCCGCCCACGGGCGCGGTGCTGGCCACCGCGCACGACATGGCCCGCGAGCACCGGGTCATCAGCGCGCTCGGGCCGACGCCGGTCCCGGTGCCGCGGACGCTGCACCTGTGCACCGACACCGAGGTGCTCGGCGCGCCCTTCTACGTGATGGAGCGGGTCGTCGGCCTGCACGTGGTCGACGAGCTCCCGGCCGGCTACGCCGACACCCCCGAGCAGCGGCGCCGGATCGGCGACGGGCTCATCGACGTCCTCTCCGACCTGCACGCCGTCGACCCCGAGGCGGTGGGGCTGGGCGACTTCGGGCGGCCGGAGGGCTTCCTGGCGCGGCAGGTGCGCCGCTGGACCAAGCAGTGGGACGCCACCCGCGACCGCGACCGCCCGCAGATGGACGCCCTCGCCGCCCGGCTCGCCGAGACCGTTCCGGCGACCCAGCGGACCGGCGTCGTCCACGGCGACTACCGGCTGGACAACTGCCTGCTCGACCCCGAGCGCCCCGGCGGCATCCGCGCCGTCCTCGACTGGGAGATGTCGACGCTCGGCGACCCGCTCACCGACATCGGCATGCTGTTCGTCTACTGGCCCGAGGCCGGCGAGACCCGGCCGGTCCTCAGCCCGGTGACGACGCTGCCCGGCTTCCCGACCCGCCGGGAGATCGCCGAGCACTACGCCGGCCGCAGCGGTGTGGACCTCTCCGACCTCAACTGGTACGTCGGGTTCGCCTTCTTCAAGTTCGCCGCGATCGTCGCCGGCATCGTCGCCCGCTCGGCGGCCGGCGCGATGGCCGGCAAGGACACCTCCGGCTACGCCGACCGCATCGACCCGTGCGTCGAGCTCGGACGCGCCGCGCTGGAGGACGGTGACCTCTGA
- the dut gene encoding dUTP diphosphatase: MSDPLEVPVRLTAAGAAPPRYALPGDAGADLTLTEDVRLAPFERALVGTGVAVAIPEGYAGFVHPRSGLAARHGLSLVNAPGTIDAGYRGEIKVNLVNLDPTTPLTLRRGDRVAQLVVQPVVQARFVPVDELPGSVRGEGGHGSTGAGQEA; this comes from the coding sequence GTGTCCGACCCCCTCGAGGTCCCCGTCCGGTTGACCGCGGCGGGGGCCGCGCCCCCGCGCTACGCCCTCCCCGGCGACGCGGGAGCCGACCTCACCCTCACCGAGGACGTGCGGCTGGCGCCGTTCGAGCGTGCGCTCGTGGGCACCGGGGTGGCCGTGGCCATCCCCGAGGGCTACGCCGGGTTCGTCCACCCGCGGTCGGGCCTGGCCGCCCGGCACGGGTTGAGCCTGGTCAACGCCCCCGGCACCATCGACGCCGGCTACCGCGGGGAGATCAAGGTGAACCTGGTCAACCTCGACCCGACCACCCCCCTGACGCTGCGCCGCGGCGACCGGGTCGCCCAGCTGGTCGTGCAGCCGGTCGTGCAGGCCCGCTTCGTGCCCGTCGACGAGCTGCCCGGCAGCGTCCGCGGCGAGGGCGGGCACGGGTCCACCGGCGCGGGACAGGAGGCCTGA
- the ppgK gene encoding polyphosphate--glucose phosphotransferase, translated as MQGFGVDIGGSGIKGCPVDLEAGVLLGERVRVETPQPSTPEAVYEVVAGIVSSFGWTGRIGVTYPGVMKRGVAHTAANMDQGWIGTDVDAGLTALVPGTVETLNDADAAGLAEMRYGAGRGQDGVVLMLTFGTGIGSALFYDGRLVPNTEFGHIQVDGEDGERRASAAAREREDLSYPEWAARVDRYLDVLEAGLWPDLIIVGGGVSKKAHKWVPLLTTRTPVVPAQLQNDAGIVGAALAAAERFEP; from the coding sequence GTGCAGGGGTTCGGTGTGGACATCGGCGGCAGCGGCATCAAGGGGTGTCCGGTCGACCTCGAGGCCGGTGTCCTGCTCGGTGAGCGGGTACGGGTGGAGACGCCACAGCCGTCGACACCGGAGGCCGTCTACGAGGTGGTCGCCGGGATCGTGTCGTCCTTCGGCTGGACAGGCCGGATCGGCGTCACCTATCCCGGGGTCATGAAGCGGGGCGTCGCGCACACCGCGGCGAACATGGACCAGGGCTGGATCGGCACCGACGTCGACGCCGGCCTCACGGCGCTGGTGCCCGGCACGGTCGAGACGCTCAACGACGCCGACGCCGCGGGGCTGGCCGAGATGCGCTACGGCGCCGGCCGCGGCCAGGACGGCGTCGTCCTCATGCTGACCTTCGGCACCGGCATCGGCAGCGCGCTGTTCTACGACGGCCGCCTGGTGCCCAACACGGAGTTCGGCCACATCCAGGTCGACGGCGAGGACGGCGAGCGGCGCGCGTCGGCGGCGGCCCGCGAGCGGGAGGACCTGTCCTACCCCGAGTGGGCGGCACGGGTGGACCGCTACCTCGACGTCCTCGAGGCCGGGCTGTGGCCCGACCTGATCATCGTGGGCGGCGGGGTGAGCAAGAAGGCGCACAAGTGGGTGCCGCTGCTGACCACGCGGACGCCCGTCGTGCCCGCGCAGCTGCAGAACGACGCGGGCATCGTCGGCGCCGCGCTGGCCGCCGCGGAGCGGTTCGAGCCCTGA
- a CDS encoding alpha/beta hydrolase family protein produces the protein MTPAVVAYGPHPDQFLELSLPDRTDPAPVVVVLHGGFWRAAYGIELARPLAADLAAAGYAAVAVEYRRVGTGGGWPATLEDVAAALDALPGLGRAGQDGAARLDLGDVTVVGHSAGGHLAAWAAGRGRLPAGAPGAAPRVRVTAAVLQAGVLDLRRAAEQRLGSDAVQEFLGGEPGEVPGRYAVADPVGLLPTGADVLCVHGAHDDVVPLEQSQRYAAAAADAGDRVTVRTFPGGHRGPIDVAGEAWAVVRTWLEEHPVARGTGTTLEP, from the coding sequence GTGACCCCTGCGGTCGTCGCCTACGGCCCGCACCCCGACCAGTTCCTCGAGCTCAGCCTGCCGGACCGCACGGACCCGGCACCCGTCGTCGTCGTGCTGCACGGCGGGTTCTGGCGCGCGGCGTACGGCATCGAGCTGGCCCGCCCGCTGGCCGCCGACCTCGCCGCCGCGGGGTACGCCGCCGTCGCCGTGGAGTACCGGCGCGTGGGCACCGGCGGAGGCTGGCCCGCCACCCTCGAGGACGTCGCCGCCGCCCTCGACGCGCTGCCCGGCCTCGGGCGGGCGGGGCAGGACGGAGCCGCGCGGCTCGACCTCGGCGACGTCACGGTCGTCGGCCACTCCGCCGGCGGGCACCTCGCGGCGTGGGCCGCCGGGCGCGGGCGGCTGCCGGCCGGCGCTCCCGGCGCCGCGCCGCGGGTGCGGGTCACCGCGGCGGTGCTGCAGGCCGGCGTCCTCGACCTGCGGCGCGCCGCGGAGCAGCGGCTGGGGTCGGACGCCGTCCAGGAGTTCCTCGGCGGGGAGCCCGGCGAGGTGCCCGGCCGCTACGCCGTCGCCGACCCGGTCGGCCTGCTGCCCACCGGCGCCGACGTCCTGTGCGTGCACGGCGCCCACGACGACGTCGTCCCGCTCGAGCAGTCGCAGCGGTACGCCGCGGCGGCGGCGGACGCCGGGGACCGGGTGACGGTGCGCACCTTCCCGGGCGGCCACCGGGGGCCCATCGACGTGGCGGGGGAGGCGTGGGCCGTCGTCCGCACGTGGCTGGAGGAACACCCCGTCGCCCGCGGGACCGGCACTACGCTGGAACCGTGA
- a CDS encoding inositol monophosphatase family protein has protein sequence MSAPPSPAQLLDLAVATAREAAVLVARERGSAAAAVDVKSSPTDVVTAVDTATERLITGRLLAARPDDGLLGEEGAAREGTSGVRWVVDPIDGTVNFLYGLRGYAVSIAAEVDGATVAGAVLDVPTGELFTATAGGGAFLSTPARPEPVRLTGNRPVSLEQTLVATGFGYRVEQRRAQGAVVAQLLTEVRDIRRQGCASLDLCSAAAGRVDAYYELDLKPWDHAAGALVAAEAGLVVTGLPGRPFAEPMAVAVPETVAEPLLALLDRLH, from the coding sequence GTGAGTGCCCCGCCGTCCCCCGCCCAGCTGCTCGACCTCGCCGTCGCGACCGCCCGTGAGGCGGCCGTCCTCGTCGCCCGCGAGCGCGGCTCGGCCGCGGCCGCCGTCGACGTCAAGAGCAGTCCCACCGACGTGGTGACCGCCGTCGACACCGCCACGGAGCGGCTGATCACCGGCCGGCTGCTCGCCGCGCGCCCCGACGACGGCCTGCTCGGCGAGGAGGGGGCCGCCCGCGAGGGGACCAGCGGCGTGCGCTGGGTGGTCGACCCCATCGACGGCACCGTCAACTTCCTCTACGGGCTGCGCGGCTACGCCGTCTCGATCGCGGCCGAGGTCGACGGCGCGACCGTGGCCGGTGCGGTGCTCGACGTGCCGACCGGTGAGCTGTTCACCGCGACGGCCGGCGGCGGGGCCTTCCTCAGCACACCGGCCCGGCCCGAGCCCGTGCGGCTGACCGGCAACCGGCCGGTGTCGCTGGAGCAGACGCTCGTGGCCACCGGGTTCGGCTACCGGGTCGAGCAGCGGCGGGCGCAGGGTGCCGTCGTCGCGCAGCTGCTGACCGAGGTCCGCGACATCCGCCGCCAGGGCTGCGCGTCGCTGGACCTGTGCTCCGCGGCCGCCGGGCGCGTGGACGCCTACTACGAGCTCGACCTCAAGCCCTGGGACCACGCTGCCGGTGCGCTGGTGGCCGCCGAGGCCGGCCTGGTGGTCACCGGGCTGCCCGGCCGGCCCTTCGCCGAGCCGATGGCGGTGGCCGTCCCCGAGACGGTCGCCGAGCCCCTCCTGGCGCTCCTCGACCGCCTCCACTGA
- a CDS encoding DUF4193 domain-containing protein has protein sequence MATDYDAPRRNEADELGEDSLEELKARRAEAQSASVDVDETDFNESLELPGADLSNEELTVRVLPKQEDEFTCSRCFLVQHRSRLAATRGDQLYCRDCAA, from the coding sequence ATGGCCACCGACTACGACGCCCCGCGCCGCAACGAGGCCGACGAGCTCGGCGAGGACTCCCTCGAGGAGCTCAAGGCCCGTCGCGCGGAGGCCCAGTCGGCCTCGGTCGACGTCGACGAGACCGACTTCAACGAGAGCCTCGAGCTCCCCGGCGCGGACCTGTCCAACGAGGAGCTGACCGTCCGCGTGCTGCCGAAGCAGGAGGACGAGTTCACCTGCTCGCGGTGCTTCCTCGTGCAGCACCGCAGCCGGCTCGCCGCCACCCGCGGCGACCAGCTCTACTGCCGCGACTGCGCGGCGTGA
- a CDS encoding DUF3710 domain-containing protein, which yields MPFGRRRNRIDRTLRERGVPPEPQHRERDVEETTGPYDESDVPDDGTPRVDLGALRLPALAGTELRVDLNQQQKVIGATLRYGDSVLQLSAFAAPRAAGIWDDVRAELARSASGQGGRLQEVDGPFGPELSGTVVVTPPAQPGGPPPKPVRRAARFLGVDGPRWFLRGMISGPAAESPEAAAVLEDVFRRVVVVRGTQPMPVREQLPLTLPPQAAEQLARQQQAGQQQGRPATPPGPTA from the coding sequence ATGCCCTTCGGACGACGGCGCAACCGGATCGACCGCACCCTGCGCGAGCGCGGCGTCCCGCCCGAGCCGCAGCACCGGGAACGCGACGTCGAGGAGACCACCGGTCCCTACGACGAGTCCGACGTCCCCGACGACGGCACCCCCCGCGTCGACCTCGGCGCCCTGCGACTGCCGGCGCTGGCGGGCACCGAGCTGCGGGTCGACCTCAACCAGCAGCAGAAGGTCATCGGCGCGACGCTGCGCTACGGCGACTCGGTGCTGCAGCTGTCCGCCTTCGCGGCCCCCCGCGCGGCCGGCATCTGGGACGACGTCCGCGCCGAGCTGGCGAGGAGCGCGTCGGGGCAGGGCGGCCGGCTGCAGGAGGTGGACGGCCCCTTCGGCCCGGAGCTCTCCGGCACGGTCGTGGTGACGCCCCCGGCCCAGCCCGGCGGCCCTCCTCCGAAGCCGGTGCGGCGGGCCGCCCGGTTCCTCGGTGTCGACGGACCGCGCTGGTTCCTCCGCGGGATGATCAGCGGCCCGGCCGCCGAGTCCCCCGAGGCCGCCGCCGTCCTCGAGGACGTCTTCCGGCGGGTGGTCGTCGTCCGGGGGACCCAGCCGATGCCGGTGCGGGAGCAGCTGCCGCTGACCCTGCCGCCGCAGGCCGCCGAGCAGCTCGCCCGCCAGCAGCAGGCCGGCCAGCAGCAGGGGCGTCCCGCGACGCCGCCCGGGCCGACGGCGTGA
- a CDS encoding LytR C-terminal domain-containing protein, which yields MSTSTDSPPARPRRDRRPVPPLVFLLVLALAALGVWWKVLDDAGVREDAAQAACETAAAAPPSLDPSTVTVRVYNASDLAGKAQEVADQLTQRGFVVDEVANDPTDREVAGPGEIRHGARGSDAARYLALFLPGAGAFQDTRADARVDLVIGPDFPGLASPEDVAATLSPIASAEAAC from the coding sequence GTGAGCACCAGCACCGACAGTCCCCCGGCCCGCCCCCGGCGGGACCGCCGGCCGGTGCCCCCGCTGGTCTTCCTGCTCGTGCTGGCCCTCGCCGCGCTCGGCGTCTGGTGGAAGGTCCTCGACGACGCCGGCGTCCGCGAGGACGCCGCCCAGGCCGCCTGCGAGACCGCCGCGGCGGCACCGCCGTCACTGGACCCCAGCACGGTGACCGTGCGCGTCTACAACGCCTCCGACCTCGCGGGCAAGGCCCAGGAGGTCGCCGACCAGCTGACGCAGCGCGGCTTCGTCGTCGACGAGGTCGCCAACGACCCCACCGACCGCGAGGTGGCCGGGCCCGGCGAGATCCGGCACGGCGCGCGCGGCAGCGACGCGGCGCGCTACCTCGCGCTGTTCCTCCCCGGCGCGGGCGCCTTCCAGGACACCCGCGCCGACGCCCGCGTCGACCTGGTGATCGGCCCGGACTTCCCCGGGCTGGCCTCCCCCGAGGACGTCGCCGCCACCCTCAGCCCGATCGCGAGCGCCGAGGCGGCCTGCTGA
- a CDS encoding RNA polymerase sigma factor produces MPADKPAPDAAASSTLRSKTVAAGTRASRTSAPVGVADEAPAAKTARKKAPAKAAPKAGGARKPSISPSPGAGEGTVLTAVATEDSAVAVVDAGAEGLTIDETVVAGPDGAEAEAPAAEEVTAEGGDFEWDDEEESEALRQARKDAELTASADSVRAYLKQIGKVALLNAEEEVDLAKRIEAGLYAAERLRQVEEEGQKLSPQMRRDLNWIVRDGERAKNHLLEANLRLVVSLAKRYTGRGMAFLDLIQEGNLGLIRAVEKFDYTKGYKFSTYATWWIRQAITRAMADQARTIRIPVHMVEVINKLGRIQRELLQDLGREPTPEELAKEMDITPDKVLEIQQYAREPISLDQTIGDEGDSQLGDFIEDSEAVVAVDAVSFTLMQDQLTSVLQTLSEREAGVVRLRFGLTDGQPRTLDEIGQVYGVTRERIRQIESKTMSKLRHPSRSQVLRDYLD; encoded by the coding sequence GTGCCCGCCGACAAGCCAGCGCCGGACGCCGCCGCATCGAGCACCCTCCGCTCGAAGACGGTCGCAGCCGGCACCCGGGCCTCCCGGACCAGCGCCCCCGTCGGGGTCGCGGACGAGGCGCCCGCCGCGAAGACCGCGCGGAAGAAGGCTCCCGCCAAGGCCGCCCCGAAGGCCGGGGGCGCCCGCAAGCCCAGCATCAGCCCCTCGCCCGGTGCCGGTGAGGGCACGGTGCTGACCGCCGTGGCCACCGAGGACTCCGCCGTCGCCGTGGTCGACGCCGGCGCCGAGGGCCTCACCATCGACGAGACCGTCGTCGCCGGTCCCGACGGCGCCGAGGCCGAGGCGCCCGCCGCCGAGGAGGTCACCGCCGAGGGCGGCGACTTCGAGTGGGACGACGAGGAGGAGTCCGAGGCGCTGCGGCAGGCCCGCAAGGACGCCGAGCTCACCGCCTCGGCCGACTCCGTCCGCGCCTACCTCAAGCAGATCGGCAAGGTCGCCCTCCTCAACGCCGAGGAGGAGGTGGACCTGGCCAAGCGCATCGAGGCGGGCCTCTACGCCGCCGAGCGGCTGCGCCAGGTCGAGGAGGAGGGCCAGAAGCTCTCCCCGCAGATGCGCCGCGACCTCAACTGGATCGTCCGCGACGGCGAGCGCGCCAAGAACCACCTGCTGGAGGCCAACCTCCGCCTGGTGGTCTCCCTGGCCAAGCGCTACACCGGCCGCGGCATGGCGTTCCTGGACCTCATCCAGGAGGGCAACCTCGGCCTGATCCGCGCGGTCGAGAAGTTCGACTACACCAAGGGCTACAAGTTCTCCACGTACGCCACCTGGTGGATCCGGCAGGCCATCACCCGGGCCATGGCCGACCAGGCCCGCACCATCCGCATCCCGGTGCACATGGTCGAGGTCATCAACAAGCTCGGCCGCATCCAGCGCGAGCTGCTCCAGGACCTCGGGCGCGAGCCCACCCCGGAGGAGCTGGCCAAGGAGATGGACATCACCCCGGACAAGGTGCTGGAGATCCAGCAGTACGCCCGGGAGCCCATCAGCCTCGACCAGACCATCGGCGACGAGGGCGACAGCCAGCTCGGTGACTTCATCGAGGACTCCGAGGCGGTCGTGGCCGTCGACGCGGTCAGCTTCACGCTCATGCAGGACCAGCTGACCAGCGTGCTGCAGACGCTCTCGGAGCGGGAGGCCGGCGTCGTCCGGCTGCGCTTCGGCCTCACCGACGGCCAGCCGCGCACCCTCGACGAGATCGGCCAGGTCTACGGGGTCACCCGCGAGCGGATCCGGCAGATCGAGAGCAAGACCATGTCGAAGCTGCGCCACCCCAGCCGCTCCCAGGTGCTGCGCGACTACCTCGACTGA